From a single Lolium rigidum isolate FL_2022 chromosome 7, APGP_CSIRO_Lrig_0.1, whole genome shotgun sequence genomic region:
- the LOC124671818 gene encoding cytochrome P450 71A9-like → MASLQAHELFAWLLVAIPTILLLKQLLAASSKKRAAVSVSPSLPCPRGLPLIGNLHQLGALPQDTLAALAATHGAPLMLLRLGSVPTLVVSSPDAARALFQHNDRALSGRPALYAAVRLSYGLQNISFAPPEGAFWRAARRACLSELLGAPRVRGFRDAREGEAAALVLAVADASAAGAPVDLSELLIATSNRIVTRVAFGGRDDGGLETSTVLKETQSLLGAFWVADYVPWLGWLDVLRGMRGRLERNFHQLDAFYERVIDSHLNKRTSSSTGEEEEDLVDVLLRLHADPAQGGTFGSRDRIKGILTDMFIAGTDTSAATVEWTMTELVNHPDVLAKAQHEVRSVVGDGSDMVREPDLRGLEYLKLVIKESMRLHPPVPLLVPRETIEPCTVQGCEVPAGTRVLVNAKAIGAHPGAWGPDAALFVPERHSEVDAGKDFRPWIDDSFALVPFGIGRRSCPGVHFATAVVELVLANLLFSFDWSAPLGEAVDTDEVNGLTVHRKNPLVLLAKRRYSTCRRASKTI, encoded by the coding sequence ATGGCGTCGCTCCAAGCCCACGAGCTCTTcgcatggctcctcgtcgccatcCCCACCATTCTCCTCCTCAAGCAGCTGTTGGCTGCCTCGTCTAAGAAACGCGCCGCCGTCTCGGTCTCGCCTTCCCTCCCATGCCCGAGGGGCCTGCCCCTGATCGGCAACCTCCACCAGCTCGGCGCGCTCCCGCAGGACACCCTCGCTGCGCTCGCCGCCACGCACGGGGCGCCGCTCATGCTGCTCCGCCTCGGCTCCGTGCCCACGCTCGTCGTCTCCTCCCCGGACGCGGCGCGCGCGTTGTTCCAGCACAACGACCGCGCCCTCTCCGGAAGGCCAGCGCTCTACGCCGCGGTCCGGTTATCCTACGGCCTGCAGAACATCTCGTTCGCGCCACCAGAAGGCGCGTTCTGGCGCGCCGCGCGCCGTGCATGCCTGTCCGAGCTTCTGGGCGCCCCGCGCGTGCGCGGTTTCCGCGACGCCAGGGAGGGCGAGGCCGCCGCGCTGGTGTTAGCCGTGGCAGACGCGTCCGCAGCCGGCGCACCGGTTGACCTGAGCGAGCTGCTTATCGCCACGAGCAACAGGATCGTGACGCGAGTCGCCTTTGGAGGCCGCGACGACGGCGGCTTGGAGACGAGCACTGTCCTCAAGGAGACGCAGAGCCTGCTGGGTGCTTTCTGGGTGGCCGATTACGTGCCGTGGCTCGGGTGGCTAGACGTCCTCCGCGGCATGCGGGGGCGCCTGGAGCGGAACTTCCATCAGCTCGACGCGTTCTACGAGCGCGTCATCGATAGCCACCTCAATAAgcgcacctcgtcctccaccggcgaagaagaggaggacttggTCGACGTGCTCCTCCGCCTGCACGCCGacccggcgcaggggggcaccttcgGAAGTCGCGACCGGATCAAAGGCATCCTGACGGACATGTTCATCGCCGGGACGGACacgtcggcggcgacggtggAATGGACGATGACGGAGCTTGTGAACCACCCGGACGTCCTCGCCAAGGCGCAGCACGAGGTGCGCAGCGTCGTGGGCGACGGCAGCGACATGGTCCGGGAACCCGACCTCCGGGGCCTGGAATACCTGAAGCTGGTCATCAAGGAGTCCATGAGGCTGCACCCGCCGGTTCCGCTCCTCGTGCCCCGGGAGACCATCGAGCCGTGCACAGTCCAAGGCTGCGAGGTACCGGCCGGGACGCGGGTGCTCGTGAACGCGAAGGCCATCGGCGCGCACCCCGGCGCGTGGGGCCCCGACGCTGCGCTGTTCGTGCCCGAGCGGCACAGCGAGGTCGACGCCGGCAAGGACTTCAGGCCGTGGATCGATGACAGCTTCGCGCTCGTGCCGTTCGGGATCGGGCGGAGGAGCTGCCCCGGCGTGCACTTCGCGACGGCCGTGGTGGAGCTAGTGCTGGCCAACTTGCTCTTCTCCTTTGACTGGAGCGCGCCGCTCGGCGAGGCGGTGGATACCGACGAGGTGAATGGGCTGACGGTGCACAGGAAGAATCCTCTCGTGCTGCTAGCCAAACGGAGATACAGTACGTGCCGGCGAGCAAGTAAGACAATTTGA
- the LOC124671817 gene encoding pentatricopeptide repeat-containing protein At1g08070, chloroplastic-like, producing the protein MATAVLPTAALPASAVPTHSTPHRAALRDVPQLHAALLKSGALTTSPESFHSFLEATALPSPVTSPAHLSYAIRLFRLGPRPPLSAPAYNILIRAFFRAGHPEDALHLFVEMLDASDVWPDQHTIANTVKSLARMYAMATGRGVQAYAVKRGFMVDRFVLNSLIHMYASCGDVVAAQVLFNTVEEKGVVTWNAMIAGYVKNGDWKEVVEMFKGMLDVQAPFDEVTLVSVATACGRIGDAKLGEWIVVYAEEKGMVRNRNLATALVDMFAKCGELDKARRLFDRMRSRDVVAWSAMISGYTQADRCQEALTIFSEMQSTDVNPNDVTLVSVLSACAVLGALETGKWVHSYIRRKGLPLTVILGTALVDFYAKCGCIEDAVKAFESMPVRNSWTWTALIKGMASNGRGREALEVFSSMREADIEPTDVTFIGVLLACSHSCLVEEGRGYFDSMTQDYGIPARIEHYGCMVDLLGRAGLIDEAYQFIRNMPIEPNAVVWRALLSACTVHKNVEIGEEALKQIIPMDPCHSGNYILLSNTYASVGQWKDAAMIRNEMKERGVEKIPGCSLIELDGTVFEFFAEDCHHPQLRDIYEKVDEMIENIKMAGYIPNTADARLDVDEYEKQVSVSHHSEKLAIAFGLMKSRPGATIRLSKNLRVCVDCHSATKLISKVYNREIVVRDRNRFHHFKDGVCSCNDYW; encoded by the coding sequence ATGGCCACCGCCGTCCTCCCGACGGCGGCTCTCCCCGCCTCCGCCGTGCCCACGCATAGTACACCTCACCGGGCGGCGCTTCGCGACGTGCCTCAGCTCCACGCGGCCCTGCTCAAGTCCGGTGCCCTCACCACGTCGCCGGAATCCTTCCACTCCTTCCTCGAGGCCACCGCGCTACCGTCGCCGGTCACCTCCCCGGCCCACCTCTCCTACGCCATCCGCCTGTTCCGCCTCGGCCCCCGCCCTCCCCTCTCCGCGCCGGCGTATAACATCCTTATCCGCGCCTTCTTCCGCGCGGGCCACCCGGAGGATGCCCTCCACCTGTTCGTCGAAATGCTCGACGCTTCCGATGTCTGGCCCGACCAACACACCATCGCCAACACCGTGAAGTCCTTAGCCAGGATGTATGCTATGGCTACAGGGCGTGGCGTCCAAGCGTACGCTGTCAAGCGTGGGTTCATGGTCGATCGGTTCGTGCTGAACAGCTTGATACATATGTACGCGAGCTGTGGGGATGTCGTTGCAGCACAGGTGCTGTTCAACACAGTGGAGGAGAAGGGTGTTGTAACATGGAATGCGATGATCGCGGGCTACGTCAAGAATGGAGACTGGAAGGAGGTGGTCGAGATGTTTAAGGGGATGCTTGATGTTCAGGCGCCATTTGATGAAGTCACATTGGTAAGCGTCGCCACAGCCTGCGGAAGAATAGGTGATGCCAAGCTTGGTGAGTGGATTGTAGTGTATGCAGAGGAGAAGGGGATGGTGAGGAACAGGAACTTGGCGACTGCACTGGTTGACATGTTTGCAAAGTGCGGAGAACTTGATAAGGCGCGGAGGTTGTTCGACAGGATGCGCTCCCGGGATGTGGTTGCTTGGAGCGCGATGATCTCTGGGTACACTCAGGCTGACCGGTGTCAAGAGGCACTTACTATTTTCAGTGAGATGCAGTCTACCGACGTGAACCCGAATGATGTAACCCTGGTCAGTGTGCTCTCTGCTTGTGCTGTCCTGGGTGCGCTTGAGACAGGTAAGTGGGTGCATTCGTACATAAGGAGGAAGGGGTTGCCCCTTACAGTAATTCTTGGTACTGCATTGGTGGACTTTTATGCTAAGTGCGGATGCATTGAAGATGCAGTCAAGGCATTTGAGTCGATGCCTGTGAGGAACTCTTGGACATGGACAGCCTTGATAAAGGGCATGGCAAGCAACGGAAGAGGCAGAGAAGCGCTGGAGGTCTTCTCATCCATGCGTGAGGCCGATATTGAGCCTACAGATGTCACATTCATTGGTGTTCTATTAGCTTGCAGCCACAGCTGCTTAGTTGAGGAGGGTCGCGGGTATTTTGATAGCATGACCCAGGATTATGGCATCCCTGCAAGGATTGAGCACTACGGCTGTATGGTTGATCTATTGGGGCGGGCTGGTTTGATCGATGAGGCATATCAGTTTATCAGGAATATGCCAATTGAGCCAAATGCAGTAGTCTGGAGGGCACTTCTTTCTGCCTGCACAGTTCACAAAAACGTTGAAATCGGGGAAGAAGCACTGAAGCAGATTATCCCAATGGACCCCTGTCACAGTGGTAACTACATACTTCTGTCGAACACCTATGCGTCAGTGGGACAATGGAAGGATGCGGCTATGATACGGAATGAGATGAAGGAGAGAGGGGTTGAGAAAATTCCAGGGTGCAGTCTCATTGAGCTGGATGGGACAGTATTCGAGTTCTTTGCTGAAGACTGTCACCACCCACAGTTGAGGGACATATATGAGAAAGTTGATGAGATGATCGAAAATATCAAGATGGCTGGGTACATCCCAAATACAGCTGATGCAAGGCTAGATGTTGATGAATATGAGAAGCAAGTATCCGTCTCGCATCACAGTGAGAAGCTGGCCATTGCGTTTGGCCTGATGAAGTCACGCCCTGGCGCAACAATTCGGTTGTCGAAGAATCTGAGAGTGTGCGTGGACTGCCACTCTGCCACGAAGTTGATCTCGAAGGTGTACAACAGGGAGATCGTTGTTCGAGACAGGAATAGATTTCATCATTTCAAAGATGGTGTCTGCTCCTGTAATGATTACTGGTGA
- the LOC124674385 gene encoding glycosyl hydrolase 5 family protein-like, protein MAPTPQLLGLLVVLLASARAVSVSLPALPLSTSSRWVVGADGRRVKLACANWASHLEPVAAEGLSRRGVGDIAARVAAMGFNCVRLTWPTYLATNATLSTLPLRWSLEILGLRESAAGVRVNNPDLLDLPLIDVFREVVSALANNSIMVILDNQMTTPGWCCSRSDGNTFFGDKYFDPEEWLKGLSAMATMFKNTKNVVGMSLRNELRGPYQNISLWYRYMQQGAEVVHAANPNVLVILSGLDFDNTLSFLFTKKVELSFTGKLVFEQHWYGFSDGTDWDHQNQNDACGVSVESIRTKGLFLLQQGWPLFFSEIGFDMSGTHTSDNRYLTCFLSVAAEMDLDWAIWALQGSYYIREGILAYDETYGLLSWDWCTARNPSFIKRINPLQSPFQGPGLPNSQKPYNVIFHLLTGLCVLVKSANSLKLGPCDESNAWNYTSTSEIILKHTGQCLEAKSVGDTAKLGAGCGKSCSKWQLISNSSMHVSTELAKNGTRVCLDASPDGVIMTNPCKCLSEDPYCNPESQWFKVILSSRGIPAEASILQLPSVGPWPATSSSSW, encoded by the exons ATGGCTCCCACTCCACagctcctcggcctcctcgtcgtcctcctagcGTCCGCGCGGGCCGTCTCGGTGTCGCTCCCGGCGCTGCCGCTCTCGACCTCGTCGCGGTGGGTGGTGGGCGCGGACGGGCGGCGCGTGAAGCTGGCCTGCGCGAACTGGGCGTCGCACCTGGAGCCCGTGGCGGCGGAGGGCCTGTCCCGGCGCGGCGTGGGGGACATCGCGGCGCGCGTCGCGGCGATGGGGTTCAACTGCGTCAGGCTCACCTGGCCGACCTACCTCGCCACCAACGCCACGCTCTCGACGCTGCCGCTGCGGTGGTCGCTGGAGATCCTCGGCTTGCGGGAGTCCGCCGCCGGCGTACGGGTCAACAACCCCGACCTCCTTGACCTGCCTCTCATCGATGTCTTCCGG GAAGTGGTGTCAGCTTTGGCCAACAACAGTATCATGGTCATACTTGATAACCAAATGACGACTCCAGGATGGTGCTGCAGCAGATCCGACGGTAATACCTTCTTTGGAGACAAATACTTCGACCCTGAAGAATGGTTGAAGGGCCTCAGTGCAATGGCAACAATGTTTAAGAACACAAAGAATGTTGTGGGCATGAGCTTGCGGAATGAGCTCCGTGGCCCCTATCAAAATATTAGTTTGTGGTACAG GTATATGCAACAGGGTGCAGAAGTTGTGCATGCAGCAAACCCTAATGTCCTTGTTATCTTGTCAGGCCTGGATTTTGACAACACTCTCTCCTTTTTGTTCACAAAGAAAGTTGAGCTGTCATTTACTGGAAAGTTAGTGTTCGAGCAGCATTGGTATGGTTTCTCAGATGGTACCGACTGGGATCATCAGAACCAAAATGATGCTTGTGGAGTGTCTGTCGAATCGATAAGAACTAAAGGACTGTTCCTACTTCAACAAGGCTGGCCTCTGTTTTTCTCTGAGATTGGGTTTGACATGTCTGGCACACATACTTCTGACAATCGTTATCTCACGTGCTTCTTAAGCGTGGCAGCTGAAATGGATTTGGACTGGGCTATTTGGGCTCTGCAAGGGAGTTACTACATCAGAGAGGGTATTCTAGCTTATGATGAAACATACGGATTGCTATCATGGGATTGGTGTACAGCAAGAAACCCTAGCTTCATTAAAAGGATCAATCCTCTGCAGTCACCATTTCAAG GTCCTGGTCTACCGAACAGTCAAAAACCGTACAACGTGATATTTCATCTTCTAACCGGTCTCTGTGTGTTGGTGAAATCTGCAAATTCACTTAAGTTGGGTCCATGTGACGAATCAAACGCTTGGAACTACACCTCAACATCTGAGATAATACTGAAGCACACTGGACAGTGTCTCGAGGCAAAGTCTGTGGGTGATACTGCAAAGCTTGGGGCAGGTTGTGGAAAATCCTGTTCAAAGTGGCAACTAATATCGAACTCAAGTATGCATGTTTCGACCGAACTCGCTAAAAATGGGACTAGAGTATGCTTGGATGCCAGCCCTGACGGTGTCATCATGACAAATCCCTGCAAGTGCCTAAGCGAAGATCCATATTGCAATCCTGAGAGTCAATGGTTCAAAGTTATACTAAGCAGTAGAGGTATACCAGCTGAGGCCTCCATTTTGCAGCTGCCGTCTGTTGGACCCTGGCCTGCAACATCAAGTTCATCATGGTAG